From the genome of Salvelinus alpinus chromosome 19, SLU_Salpinus.1, whole genome shotgun sequence, one region includes:
- the LOC139545236 gene encoding arrestin domain-containing protein 3-like, with protein sequence MFGETFKNFTIYFNANNPRVTFSSGDFMAGQISFDLSKETKLSSITLTLNGKAKVQWTTQGGGGERRGRRRRQRRVHSARLEFFNFSQIVMQENNVVPNTTLQPGTHVYPFTCQIPQGNFPSSFHGVHGSIIYSMKVEIHRPWHLAKEFVTEFNFASHIDANQPHLLAPLAGSNTKTLCCLWCASGPISMTVCTERKGFVPGEMVKIICELSNGSSRIVTPHATLIQKQMFYTHNKCNRRLQMKNLASVDGQPVNPSSSEVYSDMMLLIPPNTTLTISNCPILELDYTVDVSLRIRGSTDLKVLFPIVLCNIPVYAPQPPPPYQ encoded by the exons ATGTTTGGAGAAACGTTTAAAAATTTTACAATATATTTCAACGCCAATAACCCGAGAGTGACTTTCTCGAGTGGTGACTTTATGGCAGGTCAGATTTCCTTTGATCTTTCGAAAGAAACAAAGCTCAGTTCTATAACATTAACATTAAATGGAAAAGCAAAGGTACAGTGGACAACACAAGGAGGAGGTGGTGAAAGAAGAGGACGACGCAGAAGGCAACGACGAGTCCACTCAGCAAGGCTGGAATTCTTCAACTTCTCTCAAATCGTAATGCAAGAAAATAACG TGGTCCCTAACACCACACTTCAACCAGGAACCCATGTGTACCCATTCACATGCCAAATCCCACAAGG AAACTTCCCCTCCTCTTTCCATGGGGTGCATGGCAGTATCATTTACTCAATGAAGGTGGAGATACACAGGCCATGGCATCTAGCCAAGGAGTTTGTGACTGAGTTCAACTTTGCCAGCCACATAGATGCCAACCAACCACATCTTCTG GCTCCTCTGGCAGGCAGCAACACCAAGACCCTGTGCTGCCTCTGGTGTGCCTCAGGTCCCATCTCAATGACTGTCTGCACTGAGAGGAAAGGCTTTGTCCCAG GAGAGATGGTGAAAATCATCTGTGAGCTTAGTAACGGCTCCTCTCGGATAGTGACTCCGCATGCGACCCTTATCCAGAAGCAGATGTTTTACACCCATAACAAGTGCAACAGGAGGTTGCAGATGAAAAACCTGGCTTCAGTGGATGGTCAGCCGGTCAACCCCAGTAGCTCTGAGGTCTACAGCGATATGATGCTTCTCATCCCTCCCAACACGACTCTCACTATCTCCAACTGTCCTATACTGGAGCTGGATTACACTGTGGAT GTGAGTCTACGTATCAGAGGTTCCACGGACCTCAAGGTGCTGTTCCCCATTGTGCTGTGTAATATTCCTGTTTACGCTCCCCAGCCTCCACCGCCAtatcagtag